In Paramormyrops kingsleyae isolate MSU_618 chromosome 11, PKINGS_0.4, whole genome shotgun sequence, the genomic window taatttttttgcctGTTCTACAGGATGTTTCCGTATATTGTGTACATCACTAATACAAGTGAATGTAAGTTTATGTAAATAAGATTAAGACGCGCGTCTTGCCTCTGAGTGGCACTGCTGCGCTATTTACCGCATTTCGCTTCTCGGCGCTGGGAGGGTGGAGCGGTTTGTCCGTCACAAACGTCGGGAATTGTGGTACAACGCCAcaagaagaataaaaaataacttGGATCAAACTGTTATCGTAGTTTGGAGACTGCATTCTTCACATTACTATTCGATTTATCAGAAGAAAGCAAGTCCAGATTAATAAAAGCATCCCaaacagattaaaaataaaggaatgtGCCAGGCGTACAGCGCACTGTTCATATTTTCATTAAGCGCACTTACTGACGAAGACCTTGGGACATGATGGTGGGATGCTAGACACGGCTTGCCAGTTGCAGTCCTCGCCGTCTGATTCTTGTTGTTTTTCTCGCGGCTGATTTATCTATCAATTCCCATCAAATGTAAAGGATTATAACATTTGAAGACTTCTCTTTCGGAGTTTTAAAGTGATACAGCCATTTTAACGGACTATCAGTCCAATTCTCCAGCTGAATTATTTCGCCTAAGGGAGTTGGCCGCTTATTCTTTGGCAAATGTTTCTTCTTTGGGAGATGAAGGTTAATTACCGGAGCCGCTGggaaaaattaattaaagtaagaATAAATTCGAGAAAAAAGTTGAGAGTTATTaagtgaaataaatatttgaagaGATCTTTTCAGTTTTGTTACAGACATTATGTGCTGAAGTACCACGGTACGACGATAAATCCATATATCCATTTTTTGACCAGTTGAATTTAAATCTAATATATTTAAAGTAGTAATTAATATTAAACTGTAatgaaaatttaattttaaatggttttgtaatgttttaattaACAACTGCTTGTATTATATAGATGAAGGCCtactatttgtttttattactgACTATTCTGTCTGGGGAATCATACATGATGCATGAAATCATTTATGCGTTCTAAAGTGAAACCTGACACACATCAAGGTTCCATTTAAATTACAGCTGAAGAAGTGTACAGATTTTTATATCAGTTGTGGACTGTTAGCTATTATAACTGGATTAGCCGTCAGCTTCTCTGGCATTTCATCTGTGTTTCTGGGTTTCGATCTGAACTTTCACAAATTGAGCAAGTGGTAGAGTAGTTATGTGTGAGTGAGTCGAAGCGTTGATCTAAAGAGAAGTGTGTTTGCATTCtctatatatattcaaatgaaataatttgaatatatatattgtcaTTGTTTTCTATTTGAAGAAGAATAAAGAACAAACTTAGTAAATATGTCACTAAAAGCCAAGGCTCTCTATGATTTCCATAGTGAAAACAAAGAAGAGATCAGCATTTTGGAGAATGAGGAACTAACCATTTTTGATGAGCACTCTATAGATGGTTGGTTACAGGGTGAGAACAGTCGAGGGCAGATGGGTCTCTTCCCAGCATCTTATGTGGAAATAATCCGGCCTGATTTGTGTCTGAGGGGGTGTTCCCCAAGCCCAGCCTGCTCTTCTGGAAATCAGTGGTGCTTCCTGCCCACTCAGGACATGCCTGCGGGTGGCCAGCAGAGCTGTGAAGATGACAATAGCTGGGATGACTGGGATGACTGGGATGACAGTTTGTCAGTGGAGGAAGAGGGACATCCCCAGCAAGGTGCCAACACTAATGAGAGGAGCTGTGGAAGTCCCTGCAGCAGCCCCACCGTTCGCCATCACCTCAGACCCACAGAGAGAGCTGACAGAATGTGTAGCTCACAAAGGGGCAGCATGGTAACCAGGAATCTAAACCGCTTCTCAAGCTTTGTGCGCTCTGGGGTGGAGGCATTTGTACTGGGCGATGTACTGCTAACGGCTAAGAGAGCAGAGTCCTATTCCATTGAAATGGGTCCTCTAGGCCCCCAGTGGAAGGACAGCCCCAAGCCTTTTTCTTGCTCCATTGAGGATCCCACCAAGCAGACCAAGTTTAGAGGTATCAAAACATACATCTCCTACCGCATCACACCGAGTCACACAGGTCGTCCAGTGTATCGACGCTACAAACAGTTTGACTGGCTGTACACCAGGCTGCTGCAGAAGTTTACGATCATATCTTTGCCCCATTTACCTGAGAAACAGACCACAGGGCGCTTTGAGGATAACTTCATTGAGAAGCGCCAGCGCCGCCTGGCACTGTGGATGGATCACATGACCAGCCATCCAGTGCTCTCACAGTACGAAGGCTTCCAGCATTTCCTTCTGTGCACCGAGCACCGGCAGTGGAAGCTGGGGAAGCGCAGGGCAGAACGGGATGAGATGGTAGGTGCTCATTTCCTGCTGACCTTGCAGATCCCTAATGAGCACCTGGACTTTCGGAAAGTGGAGGAGAGGATAGGTATCTTCAAGGACTTCGCCAAGGGTATGGATGAGAGCATCATGCAGTCAGCCCACGTGGTCTCCGAGCTGGTCCGCAAGCACGTGGGCGATTTCCGTAAGGCATTCCAGAGGCTTGGTTATGCCTTCCAGTCCATCAGCCAGACCTTCACCCTTGACCCCCCTTACTGCTCAGATGCCCTGAACAGTGCCATCTCCCATACAGGCCAGACCTTTGAGAACATTGGGGAGATGTTTGCAGAACAGCCAAAGTACGACCTCTTCCATGTGTTGGACAGACTCTCACACTACCAGGGTCTATTGGCCAACTTCCCAGACATCATTCATGTACAGAAGGGtaaatgttttgtatttattgcaTGCCATAATAGAAAATTCCATAGATTTCTCCATCATATGTATTGCCTTTTGAAATACCATGCTGGTGTTATTTAATACTTTTCTTAGACAAAGGAAAAAACCTCAGAATATGTAATATTTAGATATTTTGTTGAATGTTTATTCTCAGCTGTAGGCTAACAGTAAGACAGGGAGGATGTTTACTTCTGTTTAGGTCTATTTTTCAGGCAGTAAAAAAGAGTGTTTATAATCTCGCCCATCAGTCTTCTAACTGCATATCCTGAGTAGGCTGGCGGGGTGGGATGGAAGCTGTCCCGGGTAGCATCGGGCACaagggagtggggaggggggaggggcccaCAGTACCAGACTGTAGCAAGGGATTCGATGGGAGGAGGGGGTGACGGGGCCGTCTGGGGAATACGTTGTTGTTGTTCCAACAACATCCAGTTAATGATTGTTTACATTTCATAATTCATACAATGAAAGCTGAATTACTGTTCTAACCATTGCTTTGCTTGCAGGATTCATCAAATGTAAAAGCCTGCACTTGCAGGATTTTAATGATGTGCATCAGTTGAAGGCAGATATAATATTAAACAGTTATCACTACTAACacacataaaccagtaacaatatataaaatatatctcCACCATTTCTTTACTGTTTATGTTGAAACTTTCTTAGTCAGGAAGTAATGCAAAATTTATTTATCAAAGTCATACAATGAAACCATGGGATTATGGGACGTTAAGCTGATCGGGTTTGTGGCCACTGGAGTCCGGTTTCCATTCAGTACTTTTCCATTTACTGCAGTGCCAGATCAATGCTAAATCACATTTATACCCCTCTGTCTAAAAGACAAACATTCCCGACAGGCACCAGCCATTGTACTGTTACTTTAGCTGCCTGTTTATGTTTTGACAACAATCTTCAAGTTTGCCAGATGACAAGCTGGGCCTCCTTGTTTTGCACATGCGCGAAATGATGAAGGTTTCTCAATTGGCCTGCTGTTCTCTGTCTCCCTATTCGTAcactacaacaacatttaccGCAATGTGTGTTTCAGTAAATGCTGGCTTCTCTACTGGTGTTGAAAGTTGCTTGTTGGTTTCTCATTTAAACccacttttttgttttcttcatgCTTTTTTGGAAGATGAGGATGATGGAGAAAAGAGCTGGATTTAATGTATTGCGGAGAATGAACATTTCTCCAGGTCTGTTAGAAGTATCTTTAGATTCAGAGAGGCAAATAATGTCATGTGCAAACAATGATAGTAAGATTTCAATATCCTAGCTTTTTAATATCCTGCTCTGGTCTCTTCCTTTGCTGTGATTCTTGGTGAAGGTCCAGATATTTGTAATGTGCTCAGAAGTGTTGCTGCTAGTCCTTGTAGAAACTGTAGGATTCTAAactataaattataaattagaAGCTCCCATGAAGGACTGTCATGATGATTATCGCATTCTGTTCCACAGCACAAGGCATGATCAGTCCCTCTCTCATTTCTGTAATAGATTAGTTAAAAGCCCATgcacttaaaatattaaatttccTCTGAAACTAATGTTACATTCCCTCTGTTGGCAGCACAGCAATGACATGGATAATATTTGCCTGCACGATTTGCCTGAGAGGTGTGTAATTGGACAGTATTGAGCAATATCTTATTATAGTGTACTTTGTTAGCATGTCTTATGAGTCTTTGTGCTGTACAAAGTGTCTACAGTATTGTGATCTAAACCTTTTCTTCTCTGGTACACAATGTATTGCAGCTGGTACAGACCCGTAGCAGAAGATATAGCTGCATTCCAAGCTTCCAGGACCTTTGCAGATGGATTCTATGCCTTCTTTCATTTTCCCAGTTCAGGGTTTCATATCTTGTATGCCTCATAAAAGATGTAAATTATCTTTTTTTGTGGCGGTTTTTAAGAGTGAAAAAATGAACAACTTCAATACTAAAATTTAAAGTCTCTTAAAATGAATCAGTGGCTGTCCACACAAAAAATGGAGCTTGTAGAAGTAGAATTGAAAGTTGAAGTGTCCTCAAATGGTGTATGACTGCAGAAGGACTTGAGCACAGCAGAGTACGGAAAAGACATATTTACCCAAGAACAGCAACAAAACAACATGTTGCTGATAGTTACaatgatctttttttttactgtgagaataaaataaaaaaaattctggtGGCTTGAGAAGGTCTTAAACCTCTCTGTTCATCTTTTTCTTTCTGTTCTTGACAGTCTTCAACCAAGGAGAGATGAAAATGTGTCATAGCTTTATATTTCCCCATTTGTTCAATGATCCTCAAGTTTTTGGTGTTGTCCTCTGCTGCTTCATTTTCATGCTTGGGATCATTTTAGGTACTGAATGGAGCACTTGAAATGAATTACCAGCAAATTATTCATAGAGAAATTGAAATTGAAGATGTCGGGGACAGGATCTGTTTCATTATGTATATCGATTGCTCCCTACACATAGAGATCAAACATTGGTTTCAAGACTAACCATGATTATTGAGTAACATGAAAACAGAAGTCGAGTTCGTGTGCATTTCCATAAAGGAATGTTTTTGCAAAGTCTCGATCTTTGTGAGGAAAAGGGTGAGAATTTCCCAACAGGGTTTGTTGATCCAGTTGCTGTGACAGTCCTGCAGCTGGGATGGCGTTACTCCGTGTTTGTATACGGGACAGAGGGAGCAGCACAGCCGCCTTTCACCAGGGGGATGACAAAGGGCTGGCCTGTGAGCCATCATGCCACTTTGCACCATCGGGGTCTTTGCAGTGCTCGGCACCGATGACGACTCTCATGGCACTCCTCCTCCCCAAACACAGTACACTTATTTGTGTAGCCAGATTTATTCCTGTCTAAATTAGACAAGTCATACTGTTGACATTCAGGGTTTTAAACACACACCCATTATGTGAAGTATAGTAATGCAGTGGATAGCACTGTAGCTTTAATAGCCCCCAGTTCTGTCTATGCTAGCTTTGTATGGTTAGCAAAAACATTACAAGGACATTTTcatattatccatccatccatccatccatccatccatcagaaTGACCAAATACGGCAGTAGCTTCAGAGAGAATACAGacaactgaagagcaaattttcaaaactttttgtttgttttgagaTGAGATGAGATCAGATCAGGTGTTGCCATCATAAGTAACAGTACTGGGAACCTCAGCACACTCAGCCTTCATGTAATCCAACTAGAAACTTTTGTTAAATTTTCAAAACTCACTAAATCCACAGAAATTTTCTCGCAAACGTATGCTGTGGACTGAGTGAGtattgaaattttcattttggggGCTTAGGGTGCGGACAATTCCAGTGACAGGGgtccctaaaaaatttggaacataaatGGACTGGACTGGGTTGGTGGCCCAGTATGACACGCTTTTACGAGGCCCAGATCTTCTGCGGAGCCCCTGCTTTGACTGATGTTCATACTTATAGACGTGTATTTGCATCATTTGCATCCCGGGACAGCCTCTGAAAAGCTACAAGTATTTATGCAGCTTTTGagagtaataaaaatgttaaGGGTATTACTGGTCTGAGGGTGGcactgtggtgcagtggttagcaatgTTGCCTAACACTGTAAGGACTAGGGTTCGactctctgccttgtgcccataggctccagaccccccatgaccctgagtaGGACAAGCAGTAACAGAAAATTGATGGGTCGCTGGTCTGAAATGATATGATGTAGACTTACTATAAAGGATCTGGGAAGGAGCCCTTTTAGTGTTTGTTATGAATGTTGTGTGGCTCCTCCCTTAGCCTAAGAAAGGGCTGTTGCTTTGCAGAAGCTTTGGAGACAATGTCACCTTCAGGAGGATGGTCACTGAATAATGAAATGCAGCCACTCATTCAAacatgcattttaatatttgcTCATTTATCCTTAATTCATCACAATATTTCTTTTCCCCTCTCTGTCAGATATGTCTGCTTCCACTATTCCTATTCTCTATTTTCTGCAGCATGTCTGCAGGCTGGACAATGAGGAGGATCTATTATCCATTTACTCAGACGTGTGTATTACTCACAGCTGAGAAGGAGGTCATTGTAATACAGTGGGGACATGAGCTTTCCATATTTATATCTATTGTTTCCTCCCAAGTCAAACAAACTTTCTCTCTTCTACCCTCTCAATTCTGCATTTACAGGCCATTGGCAATGTAAACTGGTGTCCAGCCTGAGGCTATAGAACTTTTGTCCTCTAATAACACTTGATTTGGATGCCAGATGAGTTGAATGAACTATATCTAGAAAGGTTTGAATATTTAGTATGAATGATCATTGTATAATGCTACCCTAACCCACATACTTTGCTCCACAGCAGAGGGTTAAGTGGATATACACCCTCAACTCAGTATCTTTTCTCTTGATGTGGGAAAATGAAGTTTTGCTCAAATTAGGTCAAGACTAAATCTCTAATAAATGCAACATTGAACTGCTTTTCTGGTGACATCAACATAATACCCAAGCAGTCCTGtttgcttttattattattattattattattattattgttatatatcTTTTCAACTGTAACTGGTATTGGATTAGTTTTATGATAATTGTGTCTAATTTTAAAGCCTGACTTTGAGGAACTGAGTAATTTCCGTAAAGCTTTTTAGCCACGATTCTGTTTCAGCATTCTAATGTGTAAACTGTAAATGTTTCATTATTGATGCACTCAGTTCTGTCATCTGTATTTTTATCGCTTCCTCACTTATCCCATGCCTTGCAAATCCGTATCATGTAATTAATGAAAAATTACATTGAATTAATGTGATAATTGCTGTTTTATGTTCTGAAGGTTGTTTTCGATCTGTCAGTTGAAACTTAAGAATTTAGTCAGGGTTAGGGTGTGATCTAGTCCCATTGTTATAATACTTGTACAATTGCCCAGATCATGATGCATTTGCTGGCTCCAAAAGTAACTTGACATTGCAAGCAGAAGATGACATTCCACTGTATGGTCTTGGTGCTGAGCTTCCTGGATTTCTGTAGCAGTGAATCAGCTTCAATGGATTGTAATGGTTCTGTTCACATCCATTGTTATTAATGGGATGGTAAATTATACAATCTGTATGAGTGTGAAAAACACGAAATATCCCATTACATTATGTGTGATATGGAGCAAGAGGCTCTGATTAGCCTGTGCAGTTCTAATCAGCAGGGGTGCTACTTGAATCTTTCTGCATGTCCTAATAATACACAGCAACTCCGTGCAAGGACCTTTAGAGGGACTGGTGCTCAGATTTAGGAAGGGGGCATGGATCAAGATGTCAGGACACCAACTATAGTGTAACCTGCCGAACCACACAAACTGATATTCAAAAAGAATATTCTAATAACAATCCTATAACAAATCATACTTTATCATTACACCTTAGAAGATTTTGGCATTTATCAAAatatattgttgttattattatctgAAGATTACTCTCAGAGCTCCCCCCCGGGCGGGCACGCGCATGCTGTTTCGAGCAACACTCTTTCCCAATACATCTAAAGCTGTCAGTGTGTATCACCCACGCAGGCTTTTGCACTTTGTGTCCAGGTGCATTCAGCAAGGTGAAGGAAAGCCAGCGAATGAGTAAGGAGGGGAAGATGGGCCGGCACGAGGCGGACGGTGTGCAGAAGCGTTGCCAGGCCGTGGGCTTTGCCCTTCAGGCAGAGATGAACCACTTCCACAGGCGACGGGTGGTGGACTTCAAGAAGATGATACAAGCCTATTTGAGAGAGCAGATCGCCTTCTACCAGCGTGTGGGCTGGCAGCTGGAATGCACCCTCCACATGTATGAACATTTCTAGAGTTTTCTTCAGGCCACAGTTTCGCTTGGCTTTTCTGTAGATGTCCAAACCTATAAAAAGGGTAGATGTTAAACTTTACATGGACTTGTAATGATTTTCTCTCAAATCGAATGACAAAGATACACTCCATTTTGCTTTGGATTCAGAACTCTGTTGAGTTACTGCTGTGAAAACGTTTTTATATATGCAGCCATTTTGCACAACCACCTATCCAGAATGGCTTCACTGACAGACTGGAGTCCACAGTGTATGTGGCAGaaggcaccctggacaggataccTGTCCATAGCGAGGGGCTTTTTTTGTTATGGAAGGTTAGAAGTTTCCAGTTTCCCAACTGCAAATACTAAAATGAGATGGAATTATAggaatagatacttcattgatccctgtggggaaattgtctttatgcctccctcaacttgctctttgtagagtaagctgtaggtgaagggcagccacccatggcgacgcccagggagctgggggttaagggccttgcttaaggacccacagatgtgctgaggctgggtttgaaccagcaaccttgtcattacaggcttagcccactgagccacacgctgcccccatggaatttcactttttaaataatgataTGACCGAATTCTTCTCTTAAATAGTGCCTGTTACCTGTatgtaatattaaatataacatACTGACAAATTGGATGTTGTGGTTTTGTTCTAAGCAGTGAACTGTGCACCCAGGCAGATCCAGGTGTGTTGGTGGTAGAATATAACTAATATGCGGATCTCTAAGcaatgtgtgagcatgtgtaATAAAGTGAGGGTGCTGCATTAAAATGCCCTACGAGTGTTTGCTAAGCGGTTTGCATCGTTATATGCGAATCAGATTAATTTAACACACTTGTCCTTGCACGGTGCCTGATCTGGAAACAAACATTTCAGTTATCAATTATTTTTCACAGGCTTGTATATGTATGGGCTTCTCCTGATGTACTAATAGGCTAACAAacaatttctttttttgcattgtTCCTCTGTGAGTCATGtggttctgattggtcaggccTGAGCTCTAAGTGTTAGTCTGGACTATAGATTGTTTTACAGAAGTTTAAATAAACATGTACCACAACCTTtctgtactgtattttaaatCTGTTCTGATACCTActttttatgtatataattcATAAAAGTGGCCAATGTCTGATGTAATTTAAAAGCAGTGCAACTGGAGCAGATGTAATCTATGTTAATGGATTCTGATCGATCTGGTTTGGTATGCGGATAAAAAATGGTTTGTAATACTTGTTACAGTTTGTAAATATATATTGAAAATAGTCACATTTTCACAGATTTCTGTTCTAGCATaggaaaacataaaaaatatactGTTTGAAATGCAGGTTACTACAGTTCATTCAAAAAGGGTAAAACTAATGTGAGGTGTAATTTCTGCAAAGTTCCCTAAACGTACATTTTGAGATAATGCCTGTAATTTAGCCTGTAATTTAGCTGAATAATGTATTTGTGACATTGACAAGTGTAACTCATTTACCAGTTTTCCTTCATAAATCTTTTATTGAGTTTCCCCAATGTCCTGACCAAAATTGCCCACTGCAGCCCTTTCAAacctggttgaaacaaaatcttggtctggatttttattttctggacatgaactatccacctctgatcTAGAGGTCCTCAACAAGTTCCATTCACCAATTATTTATATACTGTGTCTAAAATTGTACGTTTTATCAAAGATTTCCCATCATTATTCGGGAGCCATGTGACAGTCACAGTAAGGGTCAAAGGTAATCGAGGCACAGCAGCACACCCATGATGACCTGGATTACATAGCTAGTATAAATATCTTTGTCTTTTCTTATTAACTATATTCATAGTTTCCAgcttaatgtttattttttgttgttttccacatttctaaATTTAATTTGAAGATACctcttctatttttttttacgaACATCCTTTGTTGAACATCGATTGACTCTGGATTTCCTGCTTTTGTCTGCTGGACGTCCACAGTGTCTGATTTTCTCCGCTTTGCTGGTCTTAAGTTTTATACATAATATGGTTGAATTGCTACACTCTGTTTTTAAGTTTCCCTTGTCTGTTGCGGGGATGTGGGAAGCCACTGCGCACAGTTACCTGGTAGT contains:
- the LOC111840063 gene encoding sorting nexin-33-like isoform X1, producing the protein MSLKAKALYDFHSENKEEISILENEELTIFDEHSIDGWLQGENSRGQMGLFPASYVEIIRPDLCLRGCSPSPACSSGNQWCFLPTQDMPAGGQQSCEDDNSWDDWDDWDDSLSVEEEGHPQQGANTNERSCGSPCSSPTVRHHLRPTERADRMCSSQRGSMVTRNLNRFSSFVRSGVEAFVLGDVLLTAKRAESYSIEMGPLGPQWKDSPKPFSCSIEDPTKQTKFRGIKTYISYRITPSHTGRPVYRRYKQFDWLYTRLLQKFTIISLPHLPEKQTTGRFEDNFIEKRQRRLALWMDHMTSHPVLSQYEGFQHFLLCTEHRQWKLGKRRAERDEMVGAHFLLTLQIPNEHLDFRKVEERIGIFKDFAKGMDESIMQSAHVVSELVRKHVGDFRKAFQRLGYAFQSISQTFTLDPPYCSDALNSAISHTGQTFENIGEMFAEQPKYDLFHVLDRLSHYQGLLANFPDIIHVQKGFCTLCPGAFSKVKESQRMSKEGKMGRHEADGVQKRCQAVGFALQAEMNHFHRRRVVDFKKMIQAYLREQIAFYQRVGWQLECTLHMYEHF
- the LOC111840063 gene encoding sorting nexin-33-like isoform X2, producing MSLKAKALYDFHSENKEEISILENEELTIFDEHSIDGWLQGENSRGQMGLFPASYVEIIRPDLCLRGCSPSPACSSGNQWCFLPTQDMPAGGQQSCEDDNSWDDWDDWDDSLSVEEEGHPQQGANTNERSCGSPCSSPTVRHHLRPTERADRMCSSQRGSMVTRNLNRFSSFVRSGVEAFVLGDVLLTAKRAESYSIEMGPLGPQWKDSPKPFSCSIEDPTKQTKFRGIKTYISYRITPSHTGRPVYRRYKQFDWLYTRLLQKFTIISLPHLPEKQTTGRFEDNFIEKRQRRLALWMDHMTSHPVLSQYEGFQHFLLCTEHRQWKLGKRRAERDEMVGAHFLLTLQIPNEHLDFRKVEERIGIFKDFAKGMDESIMQSAHVVSELVRKHVGDFRKAFQRLGYAFQSISQTFTLDPPYCSDALNSAISHTGQTFENIGEMFAEQPKYDLFHVLDRLSHYQGLLANFPDIIHVQKGAFSKVKESQRMSKEGKMGRHEADGVQKRCQAVGFALQAEMNHFHRRRVVDFKKMIQAYLREQIAFYQRVGWQLECTLHMYEHF